The following are from one region of the Vitis riparia cultivar Riparia Gloire de Montpellier isolate 1030 chromosome 9, EGFV_Vit.rip_1.0, whole genome shotgun sequence genome:
- the LOC117922786 gene encoding protein Brevis radix-like 2, translating to MLTCIACSKQVNGRSLHEQEEGEGEAVATPSTKHAIKALTAQIKDMALKASGAYRNCKPCSGSSGQNQDRNYADSESASDSARFHCSYRRTGSSSSTPRLLGKEMEARSKRLSSGEGTPASVSGRAESVVFMEEDEPKEWIAQVEPGVLITFVSMPQGGNDLKRIRFSREIFNKWQAQRWWAENYDKVMELYNVQRFNRQAVPLPTPPRSEDESSRMESIQNSPVTPPLSKERLPRNFHHRPTGMGYSSSDSLDHHPLQSRHYYDSAGLASTPKLSSISGAKTETSSMDASVRTSSSREADRSGELSISNASDMETEWVEQDEPGVYITIRALPDGTRELRRVRFSRERFGEMHARLWWEENRARIQEQYL from the exons ATGTTGACGTGCATAGCTTGTTCCAAGCAGGTGAATGGTAGATCTCTCCATGAACAGgaggagggagagggagaggctGTTGCAACTCCAAGCACCAAGCACGCCATCAAGGCCCTTACTGCTCAG ATCAAGGACATGGCGTTGAAGGCTTCCGGGGCGTACAGAAACTGCAAGCCTTGTTCTGGGTCATCGGGGCAAAACCAGGACCGGAACTATGCCGATTCCGAGTCCGCGTCGGACTCGGCGAGGTTCCATTGCTCGTACCGGAGAACTGGCAGCTCGAGCTCCACGCCCAGGCTGTTGGGGAAGGAAATGGAGGCGAGATCGAAGCGGCTTTCTAGCGGAGAAGGCACGCCGGCCTCGGTCAGCGGCCGGGCGGAGTCGGTTGTGTTTATGGAGGAAGATGAGCCTAAGGAGTGGATTGCCCAAGTGGAGCCTGGTGTCCTCATCACTTTTGTTTCCATGCCTCAGGGTGGAAACGATCTCAAGCGGATTCGATTCAG TCGTGAGATCTTTAACAAATGGCAAGCCCAAAGGTGGTGGGCAGAGAACTATGACAAAGTCATGGAATTATACAATGTTCAGAGGTTCAACCGCCAAGCTGTCCCCCTTCCAACACCGCCAAGATCTGAAGATGAG AGCTCGAGGATGGAATCTATACAGAACAGCCCTGTGACACCGCCACTGAGCAAAGAACGCTTACCCCGCAACTTCCACCACCGCCCAACAGGAATGGGTTACTCTTCATCCGATTCACTTGACCACCACCCTTTACAATCCCGACATTACTATGACTCGGCTGGCCTTGCTTCAACACCAAAACTCTCCAGCATCAGCGGGGCAAAGACCGAGACATCATCAATGGATGCTTCGGTAAGGACTAGTTCATCGAGAGAGGCAGACCGCTCAGGAGAGCTCTCCATAAGCAACGCCAGTGATATGGAGACTGAATGGGTTGAGCAGGACGAGCCAGGAGTCTACATCACCATCAGAGCATTGCCAGATGGCACTCGGGAGCTCAGACGTGTCCGATTCAG CCGAGAAAGGTTTGGGGAAATGCACGCGAGGCTGTGGTGGGAAGAGAACCGAGCCAGGATACAAGAACAATACTTGTGA
- the LOC117922549 gene encoding phospholipid:diacylglycerol acyltransferase 1-like yields the protein MALLRRRKASEAEKAQHSGSKSDKEIERTDEENDKNINNRKKAKKAKFEGKKKWSCLDSCCWFIGCICTVWWILLFLYNAMPASIPQYVTEAITGPLPDPPGVKLRKEGLTAKHPVVFVPGIVTGGLELWEGHQCAEGLFRKRLWGGSFGEVYKRPLCWVEHMSLNNETGLDPSGIRVRPVSGLVAADYFAAGYFVWAVLIANLARIGYEEKTMYMAAYDWRLAFQNTEARDQALSRIKSNIELMVATNGGKKAVIIPHSMGVLYFLHFMKWVEAPAPMGGGGGSDWCAKHIKAVMNIGGPLLGAPKAVPGLLSAEAKDIAAARAMAPGFLDNDLFRVQTLQHVMRMTRTWDSTMSMIPKGGDTIWGDLDWSPEESYVPRKRKQRDNDSQTAEQTDTETLDSQKKSINYGRIISFGKDVAEAPSSEIERIDFKGAVKGNNVANITSCDVWTEYHDMGIEGIKAVAEYKVYTAGSLLDLLHFVAPKMMARGDAHFSYGIADNLDDPKYEHYKYWSNPLETKLPNAPDMEIYSMYGVGIPTERAYVYKLSPYSECYIPFQIDTSADGGKEDSCLKDGVYSNDGDETVPVLSAGFMCAKGWRGKTRFNPSGIQTYIREYDHAPPATLLEGRGTQSGAHVDIMGNFALIEDIIRVAAGATGEDLGGDQVYSDIFKWSDKINLPL from the exons ATGGCGCTTCTTCGAAGAAGAAAAGCGTCGGAGGCTGAGAAAGCTCAGCATTCGGGCTCGAAATCGGACAAAGAAATCGAGAGAACAGACGaggaaaatgataagaataTTAATAACAGGAAGAAGGCAAAGAAGgcaaaatttgagggaaagaaaaagtggtCCTGTCTTGATAGCTGTTGCTGGTTCATAGGGTGCATATGTACGGTTTGGTGGATTCTGCTCTTTCTGTACAATGCAATGCCGGCGTCGATCCCTCAGTACGTCACCGAAGCGATCACCGGGCCGTTGCCGGATCCTCCAGGCGTGAAATTGAGGAAGGAGGGATTGACGGCGAAACATCCGGTGGTGTTCGTGCCGGGGATTGTGACCGGAGGGCTTGAGCTGTGGGAGGGGCATCAGTGCGCAGAGGGATTGTTTCGGAAGCGGCTGTGGGGTGGCTCATTCGGTGAGGTGTATAAGAG ACCTCTATGTTGGGTGGAGCATATGTCACTGAATAATGAAACTGGACTGGATCCTTCTGGCATAAGGGTCAGGCCTGTAAGTGGACTTGTGGCTGCAGATTATTTTGCTGCAGGCTATTTTGTCTGGGCTGTTTTAATTGCTAATCTGGCTCGGATTGGGTATGAGGAGAAAACCATGTACATGGCTGCATATGATTGGAGACTTGCATTTCAGAACACCGAG GCGCGAGACCAAGCATTAAGCCGGATAAAAAGTAATATAGAACTGATGGTTGCTACAAATGGTGGCAAAAAGGCTGTCATTATCCCACATTCAATGGGTGTTTTATACTTTTTACATTTTATGAAGTGGGTTGAGGCACCAGCTCCAATGGGTGGTGGGGGTGGATCAGATTGGTGTGCAAAGCATATAAAGGCTGTGATGaacattggtggaccacttttAGGTGCTCCAAAAGCTGTCCCTGGGCTTTTGTCTGCTGAAGCGAAGGATATTGCAGCTGCCAG GGCAATGGCACCAGGTTTTTTGGATAATGATTTATTTCGAGTCCAAACATTGCAACATGTGATGAGGATGACTCGCACATGGGATTCAACAATGTCAATGATACCAAAAGGTGGGGACACTATTTGGGGTGATCTTGACTGGTCACCTGAAGAAAGCTATGTTCCCAGAAAGAGAAAGCAAAGGGACAATGATTCTCAGACTGCAGAACAAACTGACACAGAAACATTGGATTCTCAAAAAAAGAGTATTAATTATGGAAGGATAATATCATTTGGGAAGGATGTGGCAGAGGCACCTTCATCTGAGATTGAGAGGATTGACTTTAAG GGTGCTGTTAAGGGTAATAATGTTGCAAATATTACTTCTTGTGATGTATGGACGGAGTACCATGACATGGGAATTGAGGGTATTAAAGCTGTTGCAGAATACAAAGTTTACACTGCTGGATCTCTTTTGGatcttcttcattttgttgCTCCAAAAATGATGGCTCGGGGTGATGCTCATTTTTCGTATGGAATTGCTGACAATTTGGATGACCCTAAATATGAACACTACAAATATTGGTCAAACCCTTTGGAGACAAA ATTACCAAATGCTCCTGACATGGAGATCTATTCTATGTATGGAGTCGGCATCCCAACTGAAAGAGCATATGTGTACAAGTTATCTCCTTATTCCGAATGCTACATTCCATTTCAGATTGATACCTCAGCTGATGGTGGAAAAGAAGATAGCTGTCTTAAAGATGGGGTCTATTCCAATGATGGGGATGAGACTGTGCCAGTTCTGAGTGCGGGCTTCATGTGCGCTAAGGGTTGGCGTGGGAAAACCAGATTCAATCCTTCAGGAATTCAGACTTACATTAGGGAGTATGATCATGCTCCTCCAGCCACTCTTCTGGAGGGTCGTGGCACTCAGAGTGGTGCTCATGTTGATATAATGGGAAATTTTGCATTGATTGAGGATATTATCAGGGTGGCAGCTGGGGCCACAGGAGAAGACTTGGGAGGTGACCAAGTTTATTCTGACATCTTCAAGTGGTCTGACAAGATCAACTTGCCATTATAA